AGAACAGCTAGCATCTCAAAACAAGAACACTACTGAATTGGCAGCACATGGCATGGAAATGGAAAGCAATGAGCAGAGAATAAACATGATCTTGTCAAACCTCAAGAGAGTTGTTATGCAGCATGCTCAGCAAATTCAAGGTTGTGGCACCAGTAGAAGCACCAGTAGCATCACAATTCCTTTAGATGGAATTATAATCAATTTCTCTGGCCTTGGGATAGAGAGTATTCAAATTATCACCCCTGAAGTGAAGACACTAGAAACAGTAGCAATGCTTGGCTGCGAAGCTGGTAAGAGATCCCTCataaaaggaaaggaaagtgGAAAACTGAAGGTGTATACTAGAAGGAAGCGGCCAGCAAACAAAGAACTCATTCAAAAAGAAAATGCCACTGGTACATCACATCTTGCTGTTGAGGGAAATAAAgaagcaagaaaaagaaaattagtGGAAAAGAGTGTCAGAGTGCTGAGAAGCCAGGTAAAGAACAAAACTCCTATCAACACTGAAAACCTGAGAAGGAGTGAGAGAATTCATAACAAACACAAAGGCAGCAAAGCTCCAGATGCTATCAATGGAGAAACTctgaaaagaagaaagaaaggccCCAAGGAGGTTGCCAGCCATTCCCAGCTGACTGGTAAACTACTcctccctgcacttgatcaagAAATTGAATTCCCTGGCTTAGGCACTCTTGAAAAAACAGAGGGTATTTTCCCTGAGATCCCTATAATTGAAATTCAAAATGTGGCTATCAATAGATGCGGCCTCTCTCCTTCGGATGTGACGGCAGAGCTCCTCCAGAAGGCCAATCAAGATGAAACTGGTGCAGAAGGAAGGGCATCAAGCAACAACCCTGTGATCAATGGATAGAAGACTTAAGAAGAAGCTTCCTCTCAGGGAATGCCCTGTACTAGTTCCATGTTGTCTATTTTTAAGCTTATCTTGGGTTAAATTTCGTATCTGTGATTGCTGGATATTGTGGTGGCAGCCTAAACCTGAATGGTGTCTTGTGTGGCCTTCTTTTGCGAACTCGAGTTTAATTATTCACGTACTCCATTTTCTTGGTGAAATTACCTTCTCAATGCTGGGATGTGATAGCATCAGAATCAGATGGTTACAGTGCAAATGTTGGGCATGGAGACTATGCAAAAACTGTGATGACCTCAAAATATTTCATCAATATTCCTGCAGTCTGATGAATGAGTGTGTCCAGCGTGCAAATGTGAGAAGTGACTCTTGGAGTCATTCCTATTACAATTACTCCCAAATGAATCTGAATGGATAATACAAATCATAAGAGAAGCTGGAATGTACTAAACTGGAACGTTAGAGGACTTAATGGAGATGGCAAATGTGAAGCTGTCAAGGCCAAAATTGAGGAAAGCACATGTTCTGTGTATTGcatacaagaaacaaaaaaggaaaCTTTTGATCACTCTTTCATCAAGAAGCTAGCACCAAAAAGGTTCGATAAATTTGCATATGCACCATCTATTGGAGCATCAGGAGGAATATTAATGGGATGGAACAATAGTATATTTAAGGGAGAAGTTATACACTGTCTCAATTATGCTGTAACAGTCAAGTTTACTTCAAAATATGACAACAGCTCCTGGAAACTCACTGCAGTCTATGGCCCATGCCAAGGAGATGAGAGAATCAACTTTGTAAATTGGCTAAATGATTTATCCATAGCTGATAATGAGAATTGGATGCTTATTGGGGATTTCAACTTCTACAGAGACTTAAGTGACAGAAACAAACTTGGGGGTAATATGAATGACATCTTCCTCTTCAATTCCATAATAAGCAACCTTGGCATACAAGAAATTCCTTTAAAGGGCAGAAAATACACATGGAGTAATATGCAAGAAGATCCACTTCTTGAGCAACTAGACTGGTGCTTTACCTCGGCTAATTGGATAAGTTCTTATCCTAGCACCCTCATGCACCCCCTTGCAAAGCCAATTTCTGACCATATACCATGTCAAGTACAAATTggcacagaaatcccaaaagcAAAGATTTTcagatttgaaaatttttggatggaCATTCCAGGTTTCATAGATCTAGTTCAGAGTGTATGGAATTCTGAGGTTAGAGGTAGTAATGCTGCAACCAGAATTACTGCAAAATTCAAACTATTGAGAAGAGCCATTAAAAGATGGACCAAAGGGATGGCACAACTTTCAAACTTAATCAAAGAATGCAACTCTGTCCTACTGATCTTAGACAAACTAGAGGAACAAAGGCCCTTGTTTATTCAAGAGAGAAACTTCAGAATCATTCTAAGAAGGCATATCCTCACACTGCTCAAATATCAGAAGGAATATTGGAAAAAGAGATATACAGTGAGATGGACAAAGTTTGGGGATGAAAGTACAAAATTttttcatgcagcagcaactgAGAGATACAGGCACAATACAATAACTAGTTTAGAGACTGAGGATGGAAGACAAATTACTGAACACTTTGAAAAAGCTGCACTGCTATTGGAGGCCTACAAAAAGAGAATGGGAATGACCACTAATCCTATTATGCAAATTGATCTAGAGAACCTGATACACAGACACAACAATCTTGATCACTTATCTGAACCAGTTACAAGGGAGGAAATTGACAAAACAATAGCTCAAATGCCTACAGATAAATCTCCAGGACCGGATGGCTTCAATGGCCTTTTCTTCAAGAAGTGTTGGCACATAATTAAAGAGGACATATATGATCTTTGCAATGAATTCTTCGCTGGAAATCTTGATCTGAAGGCCATCAACAGTTCATTCATCACCCTAATTCCTAAATGTAATAATCCAAGCTCTGTCAATGATTTCAGGCCCATCTCCCTCCTAAACTCAGTTTTGAAGCTATTGACCAAGATCATGTCTGATCGGCTACAAAGAGTTATTATTCCTCTAGTCCATCAAAATCAATATGGATTCATAAAAAATAGGACAATACAGGATTGTCTTGCCTGGTCATTTGAGTACATTCACCAATGCCAATACTCCAAACAAGAAATTATCATTCTTAAGCTGGATTTTGAGAAGGCTTTTGACACTATATATTGAGCACAGCACCATCTTGTGCATGCTGCATCACCTCGGTTTCACATCTACCTGGTGCAACTGGGTTAAAAGAATCTTGGACACAGGCACCTCGGCTATCCTCTTAAATGGAACTCCTGGGAAAGAATTTCAATGCAAAAGGGGGGTCAGGCAGGGAGATCCCTTATCACCTCTCCTATTTGTCATTGCTGCTGAATTGCTCCAATATATTGTGAACAAAGCTCACTCCCAAGGGATTTTCAGTCTTCCAATACCATGCTCAGCTTCCAATGACTTCCCTATTATTCAGTACGCGGATGATACTATCATGGTAATGAAAGCCTTGGAAAGAGAACTATTCTGCTTGAAAGGAATTCTTGAGGGTTTCTCACAATCAACTGGCCTCAGAGTAAATTACCAGAAATCTTGTTTGGTGCCTCTAAACCTCAGCCAAGAGAAAGCATCTAGTCTCGCTAGAGTTTTTGGTTGTCAACTTGGATCCCTTCCCTTCACTTATTTGGGTTTACCACTTGGAACCACAAAGCCTAGAATAAACGATTTCGCCCCCCTTATGAATCAAATGGAGAGAAGGCTAACTGCTACAGCCACATTCCTAGGACTTGCTGGCAAGGTTGAACTCACAAAATCAGTATTCTCAGCACTTCCTACATACACAATGTGCACCTTGAAGATCCCATTAGGAGCAGTAGAAAATATGGATAGAGCAAGAAGGGACTGCCTATGGAGAGGTACTAATGTAAATGATAGAAAGAAACCTCTGGTGGCATGGAAAAATGTACATCGACCAAAGGCGAAGGGGGGACTTGGAGTCATAAACTTAAGAAGCCAAAATACAGCCTTGCTCTTAAAACATTTAGATAAATTCTACAATAAAAGGGACATTCCATGGGTCAAACTCATCTAGAGTACCTATTATGCAGATGGTACAATTCCTCATGCAGCCGGGGAGGTTGGTTCATTTTGGTGGATAGATCTGTTGAAGCTATGTGACCAATTCAGAGGTGTGGCTACATGTACGGTGGGAGATGGAAAAAGTGTTCTTTTTTTGTTAGATGTTTGGAATAACAGGCTCCTAAAGGACTCACTTCCAAGGCTCTTTAGCTTTGCAAAAAACCAGAATATATCGGTGGCACAATTCCTACAAACCAACACTATAGAAGAGCAATTCTACACCATTATCAATGGAAGCCTACCAAGAGTTTGAAGAACTTCAAAGCATCATCCAGGGAATACAAGTATCAGTAGATCGACAAGACACTTGGCACTACATATGGGGTTCCAACAAATATTCCTCCAAGCAGTTCTATAACTTTCAATTTAGAAACATCAAGCCACCAGACCCTTTTCTCTGGATATGGAAGTCCAAATGCAGCAACAAGTTGAGAGTCTTTTGTTGGCTTCTTTTAATGGACAGATTAAACACAAAGAACCTATTGAGAAGAAGGAGTTTTCATATCAATGGAGGAAATTATAGTTGTGTAATGTGTAATGAAAACATTGAAGAAACAGCATTTGACTTGTTCTTCAACTGCAACTTTGGTAGAGCTTGCTGGGGCAAGATTGGCAAGCAATGGAATCAGAACCTTCAA
This portion of the Panicum virgatum strain AP13 chromosome 2N, P.virgatum_v5, whole genome shotgun sequence genome encodes:
- the LOC120662258 gene encoding uncharacterized protein LOC120662258, which produces MLANEARQAADVMRQIVPGEEMQQNPLAENAQLQEASPNQAQNSELESMQQQEMPVDKNTKESDEDKIEQLASQNKNTTELAAHGMEMESNEQRINMILSNLKRVVMQHAQQIQGCGTSRSTSSITIPLDGIIINFSGLGIESIQIITPEVKTLETVAMLGCEAGKRSLIKGKESGKLKVYTRRKRPANKELIQKENATGTSHLAVEGNKEARKRKLVEKSVRVLRSQVKNKTPINTENLRRSERIHNKHKGSKAPDAINGETLKRRKKGPKEVASHSQLTDAASLLRM